Part of the Candidozyma auris chromosome 4, complete sequence genome, GTACAGGCGGTGTAAAGTCGAATGTTTCCCCCTTAATTGCCGACCAGGTGCCCAAGGAAAAACCCTCTATTAAAGTATTGAAGTCAGGTGAGAGAGTCATTGAAGACCCAAACCTTACTATTCAAAATGTCTTTATGTTTTTCTACCTCATGATTAATATCGGTTCGCTTTCGGTGATCGCAACCACAGAGTTAGAAAGCAGATTCGACTTCTGGGCAGCCTACCTTTTGCctctctgtttctttgtcATTGCCCTCTTGGCCCTTTTCCTCGGAAAGAACGTCTACCACAAAGTGCCTGTGGGAGATAAGGTGATTGCAAAATCCTTCAAGTGCTCATTCCTTGCCTTGACTAAGCTCAACTACGACGCTGCTAGACCCTCGCTCAACCCCGATAAGGAGTTTCCTTGGACCGACAAATTCGTGGACGAAGTCCAGAGAGCGTTGTACGCTTGTAAAGTGTTCTTGATCTACCCTATTTATTGGTTAGTTTACGGACAAATGACCAATAATTTCGTTTCGTCCGCAGGACAGATGGAGCTCCACGGGTTGCCTAACGATATTTTGCAGGCCATTGATTCCATCACGATCATCATTTTCATCCCTATTTGTGAAAGTATCGTTTATCCATTTATTAGAAGGTTCACGCCCTTTAGAGCCATCACCAAGATCTTTTGGGGCTTCATgtttggtgctgctgctaTGGTTTACGCTGCTGTGTTGCAACACTTCATTTACAAAGCAGGTCCTTGCTACGATTCTCCAAACGACTGTCCCGGCTTCAAAAATATCCCAAACCATATTCACGTTGCCCTTCAGACTCCAGCTTATTTCTTGATTGCTATTTCTGAGATTTTGGCTTCCATCACCGGCTTAGAATATGCTTACACCAAGGCTCCGGTGTCGATGAAGTCCTTCATTATGTCCATTTTCCTTGTTCAGAACGCATTTGGTTCTGCTCTTGGTATTGCGCTTTCTCCTGTCTCCAAGGACCCGAAGATGGTCTGGACATATACAGGGTTAGCAGTGTCGTGCTTCATTGCCGGGTGGGTTTTCTGGTTCTTGTTTAAGCACTACAACGACAGAGAGGACAAATGGAACGACTTGGATTACGAGCAGGACGATGGATACAACGGTGAGTTGGAACCCGTGGTTTCATTGACGAGATCCTTCAAGGACATGAGCTAATGATAGAATATAGATTGTAATTGATGTATATCATGAGAGAGCCACAGTAGTAGGGATATGAGCTTATTGATACCTAAGTCGTACGAactaattttttttttttattttttctttttttataaATTACAGTCGGGTTCAAAGATGCTTTCACAAGGCATGTGAAGTGACATGATGGAGTTAAGTACACAAATGTTGACGATTTGAATGGGTTTGGGGGGGTACAAGAATTCACAACCATCTTGAAGTTACACAAAATCGCGTTATCAGACACTGTAGGGTGCCTTAGATAAGCAGTTGTGGTAATTACCCATGTTATGAATTAGATACCTAGTGACACTTTTGacagcttttgaagaggcacattctgtttctcttcatcaatcGTGCAAAGAGGCCCATTGCATTCATCTAATACAGAAGACTAAGAACTGAGCTTTATTTGACATCTTGATCGTCGAGAGTGGTTTTACGATTCCTCCAAATTACAGAGCAAGGCCAACTCCTTACAAAATCTATATATGCAATTATAATCTTTGATGGAAAGCTGAACTGTTCTATCAACCCCTTCGAAGTGTCCCAACATCTACCCCTCTTCATTATATACAACCAAAACCTCTCCTGTGAGCCATAGCTTCCTTGCTATCACTGGGGGTCCGTTTATTCCGCCTCATTTGTGATCAAAACACTTTTTAAATGATTGGGGACCTCCATCTAGCTCTGTGACTCATCCTATTATTACAGGAAACTCTTACATAAAATCTCCAAGAATTCATCCATTGGCTCACACGAGAAATGCTTACTCGAACATGTGTTTCAACCTTCCTATCTAAGTGAAAATAGTGCTTTGTCTGCCTTAGTCTCTGAGCGTGCTTATCTCTGCTCCCACTACGATAAACCCGAAGCTTAATGAAACTAGTGGCTTCAAAGATTGCGGAGTTTCAACCATCTAAAGAATCACGTGGCTAAACGATACTTCCGCAACTACTTTTTAGCTTCAATAAACCTTTCTATAAGAATCTCATTCGATGACCCTATCTACTTCTCCTGTCCTAGTGGCTGCGACAATGGGTACCTACGTCCAACCTGCACACTGACCCTGAAGTTTGGCCCATTTGTCCTAGcactcttttttttttgtgcgCAGAGCGTTTCTTGCACGCAAAAAGTCGCAGGCAAATCAAAACTGCCCTACTTCAATTCAAGGTCTCCTTAGCAACCGAGAGCAAGTCACGTACATTACTAGATTCCAGATCTAAATATTTTCCCTTTTCGCCATGTTTCATCGAACCCTTGCACGTGACACGGCACGTATGCTCAGGCCATTGACGCCTGCCCTTCGTGCCCATGTCTCTCCAGCATTCACCTCATTCAGGCCTATCTCGGTCTCCTCTCGGGTTCCTACCAGAACCACAGTGTCTTCggttttgaaaaatcatAGATTCTACAGTGTACTTTCGCAATCGCCCGCTAAAGTGTATAAATACGATGACATGAAGAAACTCGTGGAGAAGCCTGACCCATCAACGGTGATTCTCGATGTGAGAGAGCCCGTCGAGTTCCAGGAGGGCCACATCCCTGGCGCTCACAATGTTCCATTCAAATCCTCTCCTGGCGCTTTGGACTTGTCTGAAGAGGACTTTGAGGACGCTtttggcttcaagaagcctTCGAAAGACTCGGAGCTCGTGTTCTACTGCTTGGGTGGTGTTAGGTCGACTGCTGCAGAGGAATTGGCCCATTCCTTTGGTTACAACAAACGTGCCAATTACATTGGCTCTTGGGAAGACTGGGTGGCCCATGAGAACCAAAGAAAGTAAGAAAGTGAGTCTACTGGCCTATTTGTATATAATATTACATTAATAATCTTTGTGGGAGTCGTGGTGATGACCTATATGTAAACCAATCGATGTTGGTATTCCGCTCAATTTGCGTCTAGCATTGAACTGTCCACTGGGACAGTGTAGCCTTTCTTAGACTGCAGATCTCAGTCAATTCACGTCTCTCTTTCCAACAAGATGTTGCGATTTGTGATATACACTCTTCAAGGAACAATAAGTTTTTAATAGCTCACCTGAACTCCATGGCCCTGAACTCCTTGCCCAACCgcctctttctctttctctccaTGACCTTCTCTCTCTGCGACGActtcaagctttcaaaCTTAGCCTTCTGGATCATCTTGCGCTGCTccgacttcttcaagaagtatgGATTCACTTGCTCTCCCTTTCTCATCTTCGCCATCTGCTCCCTCTTGTGGtccttcaagatcttgttgctCAAGTCACGGTTTTTCAACGTGTCGAGCCTGGACTGAAGCGACTGAATCTTGaattccaaatcttctATCTCATGGTCTGAAAGTTTTGATCTCTCCTTTTTGTTGTTCAAAATGCCCCGcatttgctcaatttcCTTTTGTCTATACTCATCTAGAAAAGCGTAGTCCTTTCTGATTCGGTCCCAATCTGCTTTACCGTAGGCAGAATCGAACCTTATATCTGTATAAAGTGTTgtgtctttcttctgcttcaatCCGGGAATTTCTCTTATTCGACTCACTGGTTTCTTCGATGAGCTCTCTGATGGAGCATGcttattcttctttttcttcttctgcagcgtttttcctttctttttcttgccatCTTCGAAAAACCCATCTTCGGACTCGGAACCGCTCAGCGATTCCTCCTCTCTTGCGGTTCTCTCTTCCTGctgaagctttttttgaGCAGAACTCAAGGCCCCAAACGAAAGAGACAGCatgtcgtcatcgtcgCTCTCTTCCCTCAGTTGGTTTTGTAAAACAGCTCCGagatcatcatcctcagaGTCTGACTCATACAGTGGTCTGAATCTCTGGACCATAAGAGCGTAAATGTATAGATTGCAAAGTAAATGGAGTAGGTAGTGGTGATGCTCATCACCGAAGTCTATGTAGGACAAGTAAATTTGCCCAGGGGTGGAACGAGCAAATCAACACAAGAAACTATGGAATTCTAAAAAAATATTGTTTTTTGAGTCTGGATACCTTCTTATGATTTGAACTTTCTGTTCTTTATATCGTATTACGGATCGCTAAGTATCTTGCGTTTCGCAGTAGATTGCTCAACCCCTGCCCCAGCCCCAAAAACTCTACATACGCCAGAATAGAGTATTAGCTAAGTTCTTCACCGAAGACCCACGTCACCATATTCAAAGGAGTGCTTATTTAAGCAATGCGGTACGGTGCCAGTTCCTGTGAAGCCATATACTCAGCTTTACAGCCGACAGACACAATCCACAGAACGTAGGGGTATgattttgagctttgtttctttcaaCACCGTCGTTCCTCCTTTTTTGTTGCTCTTACTTCGCGTAACCTTAGCAACAGAACGATAGCGTCTCATGAGAAGAGATGAGACTGTCGTGACATGCACTCCACAAATCAAGTTCTGTTCAAAGCCAAGCACACATCCTTAAAACAACGTCCTCACAAAGCTTCCACATTATCCTCAAACTAGTATCCCATAATATTCTGCCCTTTTGTACCTCATAGCCAAGGGTTCCCATTGCACGATGAATCGGTCACAGACCGGCAAGACAAGTCTACCTGACAAGCTGAGCTCGTTCACACGAGCCAAAGACTCGATATAGACAATTCTTGTACGACAAAGACCAACatacttgaagaggaaaagCACGTATGCTACAGGCACACACGTTCCAGGTCCATTGATGATCAAAACGTCGGGGTACAGCTGCAAGTGTACTAATTTTTGAAACGTCGATGCAATAGATGCCAACGTCGTAAGTA contains:
- a CDS encoding thiosulfate sulfurtransferase; the protein is MFHRTLARDTARMLRPLTPALRAHVSPAFTSFRPISVSSRVPTRTTVSSVLKNHRFYSVLSQSPAKVYKYDDMKKLVEKPDPSTVILDVREPVEFQEGHIPGAHNVPFKSSPGALDLSEEDFEDAFGFKKPSKDSELVFYCLGGVRSTAAEELAHSFGYNKRANYIGSWEDWVAHENQRK
- a CDS encoding rRNA-processing protein RRP36; protein product: MVQRFRPSYESDSEDDDLGAVLQNQSREESDDDDMSSLSFGALSSAQKKLQQEERTAREEESSSGSESEDGFFEDGKKKKGKTSQKKKKKNKHAPSESSSKKPVSRIREIPGLKQKKDTTLYTDIRFDSAYGKADWDRIRKDYAFLDEYRQKEIEQMRGILNNKKERSKLSDHEIEDLEFKIQSLQSRLDTLKNRDLSNKILKDHKREQMAKMRKGEQVNPYFLKKSEQRKMIQKAKFESLKSSQREKVMERKRKRRLGKEFRAMEFR